The DNA region CTACGATAAATTTACCTACTATATGCTAATGGGCTAATAGCTAGCCATGTAATTACGTAGTTGATACAATTGAAAGGTAAAATACGTACAAATTATCGTATCAACCCAGTAACTGGTGCTTTTATACAAAACAATGGTCACTTGTACTGATGCCTTGAATAATTAGGACAGGTAACAAAAATCATGTTTTGTAAAGTTATCATTCAATTCGAGAAAGATACCAATCATACGCGACCGTACAATCTTTCAGCAAGTCACATACATTTGTAAATTTGGTCTAAAGATTAAGACATTTGGAAAAGAAGTTGTGtggctatttatttattaattatgataaGTCCCATGAATACAAGAAAGGATCGATCGATACAAAATAAActgtaaatgaataaatataagcGAGAGAATACATTTGGgacacacaatatatatataatagattgaACATGACACACATGACTTGCACAATTGTGTTGATTCAAATCAAATATCTTTTCAGGGTTTGTGAGGATGAAGACGAATTGGAAGGTTCTTTGCAGGTATGGGCAAGGGATCAACGATAATTTTCTCATCTGGAATCAATTTTTGCCACTTAAACCTCTTCACTAGGTTGTGCATGAAAACCAATATTTCCAATCGAGCATACTCTTTTCCGGGGCACATCCTTGGTCCTCCACCAAATGGTACAAAAGTATAAGGAGCTGGCCCTTGTCCTTCGAATCTAGTTGGATCGAATTTCTCTGGCTCTGGAAAATATTCTGGACTTTTATGTGTTGAATTTGCACTCCAATACAACTACACacgtttcaaaaaaaaaaaaaaaactaaattaagtgaccgaaaaataacaagaaataaGATAAATTGAGATAATATTTTGTAAGTAGATAACTTTCTTGAAATACATGTCTTATAAAGCTACATAATaacattgtaaaattattttttaatgttaatatatCATTATTAAACTCTATTAATAAATACTctcttttgtgtgtgtgtgatgcCTCTTTCAATAATACAAATTAACAAAAGTTTATTGACATAGAAACCAACAAACACATGCTTCAAGCCACAACGACACTAAAAGAAAATCGAAGGAGCGTCTGTAAACATTGTGTATATGCCTTTGTACGTAAGAAAAATCCGTATACAATTTTCTTACCTTCCATCCCTTTGGTATTGAAAAGCCATCGAAAATAAAGTCATTGATAGCTTCCCTAAAACCTCCTTGAAGTGGAGGAGCGATTCTCATTACTTCACAAGCTACATTCCAAGAATACTGCATCCTGTTGACATCATCCCAATTCAATAACTCTCCTGGCGATTTCAGTTTTGCAATTTCCATTTGCTCTAAACAAATTTCACAAAAAGGGACacaaataagtatatatatcgTAATGAATCACAGCatatacattaaaatatttttacaaatatttattttattttataaacaaatatcgTATCTCtcaatatcaataaaataatgattaaaactGTATTTTTAGATACAGAGAAttcttaaattttgtttaaaatttagttttaagttaaaattgaaaattaaaaattcaaatctagCTAGTTTTGGGCTTGACTTATTCGACCAGTTCTTATAAAAAGTTCATTTCGGGGTGAAGTGTCCTAAAAGAAAGGTTTCTTGtggaattttatataaaaagtatgttttattatatcttcaataaaaaaattatatatatcagtaaaataataatatgcttGAGTTGCATGAAGTGGCTGAAGTGGGATTCTTctaaattttgacaaaaaatagCACGAAATTAGAGCAACAATCCACCGTATAAATGATGAGGTCAGACTTGATAATTTGTTTTGGAGGCTAGTTCGTAATTCAAACGTCAATCGAATCATGTGAAAATCAATGAAGTTTGACGTACGTTAAGAGGAATTGAAATCACGAAGATTTGACTTGTAGATTTGATAGCTGACTTTAAATACTTTAAAGATAATTGTTggtattaatttttcaataaacacttatataaaaatcaaatatatttttttcctgataaatagaattttttatgtataaattcaatttttagagAAAACAACAAGAGATCTTctatatataaactaattttaacttataagaaaaacatattttattttctttttcttttttataaatatttattgaaaaatttgttCAAATAAGATTGCAGTGTACTAATATTATGAATGACCATAGCTCTTCTTTAAGTAAAACAAACTTTCTATAAatgtaaaacaatttaaatgatattttattatttaatagtaatattttttatatttaaataactgGAGAAAGAAGGGAGAATAGGACTGAAGATCAATAGTTAGATTATTATAAGAAAACTTTCATTTGCATATcgtgagaataaaaataaaataattattgtttttattaatttaactaaCCAGGGCATAAGAAACACTAACTATATACTGTACTAGAGATTGAACatgatgtataaaaaaaatatccggCATAAGAAGTCTAtcttaaccaaaaaaaaaaatatcgggCATAAGAAACACTAACTATATACTGTACTAGAGATTGAAACATGATGTATAACTAAGATATTGATATCAAGTTTTTAACAAGCAAagtcaacaaaaaaatttaacaataactCACCTTGATAGACTCTATCATAAATGTGAGGGAGTTCAGCAAGATATTTGACAATGAAAGTGATTGCAGCACTAGCAGTGTCATGGCCTCCAATCAAAAGGCCAAGAATCTTGTCGGCAATATCCAATTCATTCATGAACTGTCCCTTCTCATCGCATGTTAACAACATATGAGACAAAATGTCTTGTGTTGGCGATGCTTTCCCTTCAGCTAAATCCACCTTCCTCTGTCTAATGATCTTCAACAGCTCCTTCCTGATTGCGTTTGCTGCTTTAATTGCTTTGTTGAACGGCGTTCCGGGAAGATCAATAGGCACTGATATGATTCCAGACGCCAACAGGTGAAAAGGGTTCTCAAATTTTGCTACGTGATTCACGTCCTCAATGCTCATAAACAAACGACAAGCCAACAAGAACGTGTACCTGTACTTAAtcacatatatgtatatataatcaattaacatgcactataattaattacaagGTACTCGAATCGTGATTCATCTACTAATATCAGTCTAGTGATGATAGGTTTGAAAACCTGTTGCAattacacacatacacacacacaaaaaaataaaaactattatgACCGATGCATTAGTGTGAATTAATGTGtgtaaaaggaaaatttagTAATATTGCATTTTTTGGTTGCACGATGCAACTGAAAGTGAAAACCATGGTTATTAAcatgaagaaaaggaaaatattttaattataaaaagtagCATGGAAAACATTTAAAGAAGAAGATGGTGAATGTATTTAGGACCTCTTGGCCAAGGGATAGACGGTGAGTTCCGTCTTGTTGTCCCAAAGGGAAGCGAAGTGGTTTCGAGCAATGGTGTCCATGATTCCAACGTAGCGTTGGAGAGCCTCGGGCTTAAGGAACTGAGGGAGCAACTTCCTCATCTTTTTGGACTCTTGTTTGGAGTTGCTAAGAAGCGTGGTGGGGAACACCTTGTTGACGCTGTTGGGCCACCACGCTGCAACAAGCTTGTTCTCGTTCGAAAATAAGAACTTGTTGCAGGTGGCCCCACAGAATATTACCGCCGGTTCCCCCAGGATGGAGGTCTTGAACAGCTGGGAGGAGTACCTGATCATCCGGTCGAAGATGAACTTCTCCGGATGACCCTTCCATCCTGTGGACAGGAACTCCAGGCTCTCCCCGATCACCGGGTAACCGGTGGCTCCCGGTGGCAGGTTCGGGGCCGCAAATGCAGACCTGTGCTTGTAGAAGAGGACGAAGAGGGAGAGGGTCACTATAGAAACGAAGAGGAGAAGGAGGGAGAGATACAAGTTATTATCCTCCATTCTTCTCGTTTgagttaatttcttaattagttttGCTTCGTCACTGATAAATTAAGCTTCTTATAATGTGTTTTAACTCACAGTAGTGCAGTGGCATTTGGCTTGTGTCTTGGGTGCCAATTTATAAGCACAATCCTAGCTGGGGAGTGCGCAATTAATGTGAACCTGagatatataaaagaatattgaAATCAATGGTGTGATATGATTAATCAATCTTTGTGGATAGAAAAGTATTTATCAAAAGATGTTAACTTTTTACATAGATTTATGCATTTTAAGGAACTTTTTTGGTAGGGACTCacgagtattttttttcaacttaattAGGAAAGCTTACTTGAGGGGATATAATCGTTATGTGTGTCAAAATATATtctctaattaaatatttgatgtgGTTGTATCATTAAGACTGcaattttagattattattgtaattaactTAAAACAGTTTTGCATTAATTAATCCACGCATGGAATAGCTGTATTAGATATTAATTAGTCACTTAATTTTTTAGGAATATTTTagacaaaataaattaagagagtatattagattaggattttaaaagattattttgacttaaaaaattatttgaattttaaaattatgaatatttatcgtttttgataaaaaaaacaaggaatGATTATAtacgataaaaagaaaaaatatgtcaattaacgagaaaaaaaaaatcttataacaTCTAAAAGATTTGAGTGAGATTATTaatatgcattttttatttaaaagtttcataaaatttatgaaaattcatcctaacaaaaaatttatcaaaatttatatacttttaaataataataaaaatatcaacaaattttattaaatttcttaaaaaaatctaaataattttaattaaatatcataagatttatttttattatttaaaatttttgaaaaaatacctcaatatttttttataaatttttttaattgaatacatCCCTTAAAAATGAGGTCCCAAGTGGAAATACTATGGATTAATTACTGTGCGTCATATATAGTCAAATAATGTAGGTCATGCCCATGCTAATCTCTTCTCTTTGATTACGCCATTTCGCAATTATTGTTTGCGTGTTTATTAACCGCAAGAAATATGAGACTATGGAATGGATCCGCGTTTGGCAAAATGCAATATTGATAGGATCATTGCTGCTTGAGGGGTGAGCGTCAGTGTTTGAATGTTAGTGGGGGTGAGTCAGTTCCTGTGACAAGTCCACCTCAGGTGACAATATTATCTCTTTTTACTGTGCAAAAAAGAAGAATTGAGAAACATGCCTAATTTTCATTAGGTTggaaatatgattaattatatttttagtttttaaatttttattaaatttattttcaagtctttaaataaaaatttaatcaatcaaacacttttttaaaatttgatttttagtctctaaataaaagtttaattagtgaacattcttcaatttttttataaagatttttagtcactaaactttttaaaattcagttttaattcttaaaatttcatgaataaaaataatgagtttaAACTTTTGTTAaggaaatgaaaacaaatttttttaaaaacttaggGACGTTGatcggtaaaaaaaaaaattaaagactaaatatgttaataaaaaaagttaaaaaatcttGATCATTCAAActtttatttaagaattaaaaattaaattaaaaaaaacatttatatactctttttttcttgaaataattaaaaaaaatcaattcaatttaaattcGATTACAACTTAGTTGATTTCGAATCCATTTTTTTACACACCTACTGAACTATTTATATAATGTTTATTTAGcccataaaaaacatttaacccAAGCTACTTAAGCATTTAAACTACACGTGTTTGCTTACAAATCggtaaaaaagattaaaaaaaaagttagtagCTCCATCGTAATTAagcatattaatttattttttagatataatcttatttaaaataGGATTATACTTTAAATACGGATTTTATGAGCTACAcactcttaatatatatatattaattacaataaaatgattatatattatatgatgatttatattaaataacaatgtaatatataacttattttctcttaaatgtatatttttggtcaaaaataaaataaaattagcaaaGATTCAAACCGTGATTATTATGGTACGAAGactaatcaattatattatgtaaaaataatgGTTAAGATGCTCTTTCATTCCTAAGGGGGCCATTGTTTATATACAAGAATGTGACATGCGATTCCTCCTAAAATCGTGCCTCTAATATCTCCATCTACCAATTACACACGTGTCTAATTATTATATAGTTGTAAATAGCTATTAACAAAATCAACTCTGAATTGCACATTAAAAGATTACCAAATATAACTAATTTCTAAATATAGCTTAATACCCCTCTTAAGTTGGAGCATGGAGATTTCGAATGCCTAACTTGCCAAGGAAAGTTTCAAATTGCATTTCCCCCAATGCTTTTGTGAATATATTTGCAAGTTGAGCAATAGTAGGAACATAGCTGGGGCGAATATTGTCTTTGAGAATCTCATCCCAGACAAAGTGACAGTCTACCTCGATGTGTTTGGTGCGTTCATGAAACACTGGATTTTTGGCAATGTGTAAAGCGGCCTGACTATCACAACGAATAGTCATGGGTTTGTCATGGACAACCCCTAGGTTGGAGAGGATCCCTTTCAACCATTTCAACACGCATGTAGTGGTTGCCATAGACCTATACTCAGCCTTAGTAGAAGATCGAGAAACTGTATGttatttctttgttttccaGGAAATAGGAGAGTCACCAAGCTGTACTAGCCATCCGGTGACTGATCGTCTGGTCAAAGGACAACTGGCCCAGTCTGAGTCGCACCACCCATAAAGTTGTAAGTCACATTCACGAGCAAAAAATATTCCTTGTCTTGGATTACCCTTTAAGAATCGAACTACTCGGAGTGCAGCTTCCCAGTGTTCTATTCGGGGTTGTTGCATGAATTGAGACAGAATGTGAACACTGTATGACAGCTCAGGCCGAGTGaaacacaaataaatcaaaTGCCCAACTAAACACCCATATTGCTCGGGATCTGAAAGAAGTTGTCCTGCAGCAAGTGACAAGTGATGGTTCTGCTCTAATGGGGTGGCAACGGGCTTAACACCAAGGAGACTAGCTTCAGATATAATATCAAGCGCATATTTACGCTGACAAAGAAAAATTCCTGTAGAATTTTTGGCAACTTTAATACCCataaaatacttcaaaacaCCAAGATCTTTCATATGAAAACATGTACTGAGGTAGAGCTTAAAATGCTTGATGGCAGTAGGAGTATTGCTAACAATGATCAAATCGTCAATGTACACAAGAACCACAAGTTGAGTGTCTTTTCGATGCAAAGTGAACAGAGAGTAGTCAAGATATGATTGCTGAAATCCATAGGATTTGAGAGTAGTAGAGAGCTTGGCAAACCAACAACGTGGAGCTTGTTTTAACCCGTAAAGCGATTTTCGCAGCTTACAGACCATGTCCGGTTGTGAAGCTGAAAAATCAGGAGGCATTTTCATGAACACTTCTTCGTGCAAATCTCCATGCAAAAATGCATTGTgcacatccatttggtgaagttCCCAAGCTTTTGCTACTGCTACTGCTAAGACAGTACGCACTGTGACCATTTTAGCAACCAGTGTGAATGTCTTAGTGTAGTTGATCCCTTCTTCTTGATGATTATCGAGTATAACTAATCGGGCTTTAAAACATTCAACTATCCCATTTTCACCCGAGTGCTTTCTTTCCGGGCAATAGTCATTGCATGGTCCTCGTACGATTTCGCTCAAGAGCTTGATCTCAGATTGCATTGCTTATCTCCAACGAGCATCTTTCACTGCTTCATGAAAATTGAGTGGTTCTTTTTCTATAGTAATAGCTACAAGGAAATATCTATGTGGCAAAGAAAATTTTTCACAGTTTACATAATGCGTGATAGGATAGAGTGCAACTGAAAAATGAGATCGAGCTTATGAACGAATATAAGGACTTAACTTTTGAATCGTGTGTATGACGTAGTCTTGCAACTGAGTGGATGGATATTTGACACGACAGCCACGTCCTAGTGGTTCATTCTCATTATGAGTGTTTGGGATCTGTATATCTGGAGGTTCTGGAAACACAGTAGTATCTGTTACAACAACTTCGGTAGTGTCAGTACCCCCCTTATCATCAAGAATCTGTTCTACGAGCGACTCATTTTGATTGGCTGGTCTGTCGTCAATTTGATTCTCTAGATTAGCTTCATCAATAATGGAGATTGAGGAAGTTGATGCAATTTCAGTGTGATGAAATAGAAACTGGTTTTCAAAGAAAGTAACGTCTCATGACACAAAGAATTCATGGGTCTTAAGGTCGTAGACTTTCCATCCTTTTTGCCCATAAGGGTACCCCATGAAGACACACCGACGGCTGCGACTTGTAAATTTGTCTCCATTTGTATTTTGGTTACGTGCAAAACACAAGGACCCAAAGATACATAGGTGAGTATAAGAGGGCGATTGGTCATGCAATACTTCATATGGAGTTTTTCCTTTCAAGACTGAGCTTGGAGTACGATTAATCAAGTATCCTGCTATTAACACACATTCGCCCCAAAATTCAATGGGTAAACTTCCTTGAAATCACAAAGCTCACGCCACATTGAGGATATGTCAATGCTTTCTTTCAACCTTGCCATTTTGCTGAGGTGTTCCTGTACAAGAAGTTTGGAAAACTATCCCATGctcaagaaaatattttttcatgcaAATGAATTTTGTTCCATTATCACTTCTTATAGTTTTAACCTTTTTGTTATATTTCCTTTCTGCCATAgcaaaaaaatttgttagtgcCCGTGATACTTCTTTCTTAtcaattaacaaaaacaatcaaACTGCACGTGAGCAATCATCAACAATGGTAAGAAAATATGAAGCACCACAAGAAGAAGGAGTTCTATAAGGTCCCCATAAATCACAATGTATCAAATCAAATGTATTCGAAGCTTGATTATTATTTAATGGAAATGTTTCTCTAGTTTGCTTAGCTTTTTGGCATGTATCACAAACTTTATTATGCGACTCACTAACTCTGTTCCTACTACCATCAGAG from Glycine soja cultivar W05 chromosome 8, ASM419377v2, whole genome shotgun sequence includes:
- the LOC114423706 gene encoding beta-amyrin 28-monooxygenase-like, which gives rise to MEDNNLYLSLLLLFVSIVTLSLFVLFYKHRSAFAAPNLPPGATGYPVIGESLEFLSTGWKGHPEKFIFDRMIRYSSQLFKTSILGEPAVIFCGATCNKFLFSNENKLVAAWWPNSVNKVFPTTLLSNSKQESKKMRKLLPQFLKPEALQRYVGIMDTIARNHFASLWDNKTELTVYPLAKRYTFLLACRLFMSIEDVNHVAKFENPFHLLASGIISVPIDLPGTPFNKAIKAANAIRKELLKIIRQRKVDLAEGKASPTQDILSHMLLTCDEKGQFMNELDIADKILGLLIGGHDTASAAITFIVKYLAELPHIYDRVYQEQMEIAKLKSPGELLNWDDVNRMQYSWNVACEVMRIAPPLQGGFREAINDFIFDGFSIPKGWKLYWSANSTHKSPEYFPEPEKFDPTRFEGQGPAPYTFVPFGGGPRMCPGKEYARLEILVFMHNLVKRFKWQKLIPDEKIIVDPLPIPAKNLPIRLHPHKP